From the genome of Neodiprion pinetum isolate iyNeoPine1 chromosome 3, iyNeoPine1.2, whole genome shotgun sequence, one region includes:
- the LOC138190560 gene encoding uncharacterized protein, with amino-acid sequence MLEVVEGGWRCSEVNVEEVEEDEENKVDQEDEDLCTVQPEVVDSDCWRWLNVVGGGRGRGQGRRGERGFLHVFKVSPEVVGGGRWRWSAVVGGGRRWTWRRTRICAWYNPRWVAVVVGGGWRLLEVVGGGRGGGRTELSLKALLT; translated from the exons atgttggaggtggttgaaggtggttgGAGATGTTCGGAGGTGAACGTGGAGGAGgtcgaggaagacgaggagaacaaggtggaccaggaggacgaggatttgtgcact gtacaacccgaggtggttgacagtgattgttggaggtggttgaatgtggtcggaggtggacgaggaagaGGACAAGGAAGACGTGGAGAACGAGGTTTTCTgcacg TATTCAAGGTATCTCctgaggtggttggcggtggtcgttggaggtggtcggcggtggttggaggtggtcggaggtggacctggaggaggacgaggatttgtgcatG gtataacccgaggtgggtagcggtggttgttggaggtggttggcgattgttggaggtggtcggaggtggacgaggaggaggacgaacggaactgagtctcaaagccctgttgacataa
- the LOC138190566 gene encoding uncharacterized protein isoform X4 gives MLQVQPEVVDSDCWRWLNVVGGGRGRGQGRRGERGFLHVFKVSPEVVGGGRWRWSAVVGGGRRWTWRRTRICAWYNPRWVAVVVGGGWRLLEVVGGGRGGGRTELSLKALLT, from the exons gtacaacccgaggtggttgacagtgattgttggaggtggttgaatgtggtcggaggtggacgaggaagaGGACAAGGAAGACGTGGAGAACGAGGTTTTCTgcacg TATTCAAGGTATCTCctgaggtggttggcggtggtcgttggaggtggtcggcggtggttggaggtggtcggaggtggacctggaggaggacgaggatttgtgcatG gtataacccgaggtgggtagcggtggttgttggaggtggttggcgattgttggaggtggtcggaggtggacgaggaggaggacgaacggaactgagtctcaaagccctgttgacataa
- the LOC138190566 gene encoding uncharacterized protein isoform X3, with the protein MKEMQFAPLVQPEVVDSDCWRWLNVVGGGRGRGQGRRGERGFLHVFKVSPEVVGGGRWRWSAVVGGGRRWTWRRTRICAWYNPRWVAVVVGGGWRLLEVVGGGRGGGRTELSLKALLT; encoded by the exons gtacaacccgaggtggttgacagtgattgttggaggtggttgaatgtggtcggaggtggacgaggaagaGGACAAGGAAGACGTGGAGAACGAGGTTTTCTgcacg TATTCAAGGTATCTCctgaggtggttggcggtggtcgttggaggtggtcggcggtggttggaggtggtcggaggtggacctggaggaggacgaggatttgtgcatG gtataacccgaggtgggtagcggtggttgttggaggtggttggcgattgttggaggtggtcggaggtggacgaggaggaggacgaacggaactgagtctcaaagccctgttgacataa